The following proteins are encoded in a genomic region of Bacillus sp. FJAT-22090:
- a CDS encoding serine hydrolase domain-containing protein — protein sequence MPKKQFVIVKMLVITILLLMTNISGVVFANEDESTNGNLDISEIDEFMTNEIERLDLPGASLAIVKGDQVEYLQGYGFANGTNITPQTPIVIGSVTKSFTALAIMQLVEQGKIRLEDPVQSYIPWFQIADKEESKKITIQHLLNQTSGFSTYDGQVAISQGDQTLKEHIQSLVNIELTYPVGEQYQYSNLNYSILGLVVEEVTNTSYKDYINKYIFKPLEMSNSFTDPKDDINNTIANGYQTIFGIKVTTEQLNHEGNVPSGYIISSAEDMANYMIAQLNQGEFKGKSILSSNAMNTLHHPSSFIGNETYYAMGWEVNKEGISHNGWTENTYSKVLLDGEYGISLQINSMDYFNLNEYDSIVSGINKLVHNEDLSISDSNPFMKYIIIDLILLAFIALIVWSAYRIFKSRNRKVPTFRKILYGLIILVFNWLLPLIILIGFPKLFGPLSTVTLFAPGIGHLLFLIPLLLLIVGVVKLGKVTLTLKKNTLDA from the coding sequence ATGCCAAAAAAACAATTTGTAATCGTTAAAATGTTAGTAATCACCATATTATTGCTAATGACAAACATTAGCGGAGTTGTATTTGCAAACGAAGATGAGTCTACAAATGGTAATCTAGATATTTCTGAGATCGATGAATTTATGACCAATGAAATCGAGAGACTGGACCTTCCTGGTGCTTCTTTGGCTATCGTAAAGGGAGATCAAGTTGAATACTTACAAGGGTATGGTTTTGCAAATGGAACAAATATAACACCGCAAACGCCAATTGTTATTGGGTCAGTTACTAAATCCTTTACAGCGCTTGCCATTATGCAGTTAGTAGAACAAGGAAAAATTAGATTAGAAGATCCCGTGCAATCTTATATACCTTGGTTTCAAATTGCAGATAAAGAGGAATCTAAAAAAATCACCATTCAACACTTATTGAATCAAACAAGCGGTTTTTCTACATATGATGGTCAAGTTGCTATTTCACAAGGAGATCAAACATTAAAAGAACATATACAAAGCCTGGTAAATATAGAATTGACATACCCTGTTGGGGAGCAATATCAATATTCGAATTTGAATTATAGCATTTTAGGTTTAGTCGTCGAGGAAGTGACGAATACATCGTATAAGGACTACATAAATAAATATATATTCAAACCACTTGAAATGAGCAATAGCTTCACTGATCCTAAAGATGATATAAACAATACAATCGCGAACGGATATCAAACAATATTCGGCATAAAAGTGACGACAGAGCAATTAAACCATGAGGGCAATGTTCCTTCTGGTTACATTATTTCCAGTGCGGAAGATATGGCAAATTATATGATCGCACAACTGAATCAGGGAGAATTTAAAGGAAAGAGTATTTTATCATCGAATGCCATGAACACATTGCATCATCCATCATCTTTCATAGGAAATGAAACCTACTATGCGATGGGCTGGGAAGTGAATAAAGAAGGAATCTCCCATAATGGTTGGACAGAAAACACATACTCAAAAGTTCTGTTAGATGGTGAGTATGGCATCAGCCTACAAATCAATTCCATGGATTATTTTAATCTTAATGAATATGATTCCATCGTAAGTGGAATAAACAAGCTGGTACATAATGAAGATCTTTCTATTTCTGATAGTAATCCATTTATGAAATATATAATTATTGATTTGATTTTACTTGCATTCATCGCTTTAATTGTTTGGTCAGCTTACAGAATCTTTAAATCTAGAAATCGAAAAGTACCGACATTCCGTAAGATTCTATATGGGTTGATTATATTAGTATTTAACTGGCTGCTGCCGTTGATTATTTTAATTGGATTCCCTAAATTATTTGGCCCATTGTCTACGGTGACTTTATTTGCTCCTGGAATAGGGCACCTGTTATTTTTAATACCTTTGCTCCTTTTAATTGTGGGAGTCGTTAAATTAGGTAAAGTAACACTAACATTAAAGAAAAATACTTTGGATGCATAA